The Acidicapsa ligni genome has a window encoding:
- a CDS encoding outer membrane protein, producing the protein MKGKFLLLMFTAFASLLPVSLAGQVAKPTAPGADTINVFHRYDAFAGVDYSSANQVLGSSALIGFNVGADAKLKPWFGGVVDFGYYGINATSTTHASPTMTTVLAGPEVYIPADKLTGFFHVMFGGAHTGNVGTTPNVSFAYAIGGGLSYSLTPRWSARVSGDGILSSFVQAPSGSGESAHMRVNPRATLGVSYSF; encoded by the coding sequence GTGAAGGGTAAGTTTTTGCTTTTGATGTTTACTGCGTTTGCGTCGTTATTGCCAGTGTCGCTTGCTGGCCAGGTTGCCAAGCCGACCGCTCCTGGGGCAGATACGATCAATGTCTTCCACCGGTATGACGCATTTGCAGGCGTTGACTACTCTTCCGCTAACCAGGTTCTGGGTTCTTCTGCGTTGATTGGTTTCAATGTGGGCGCGGATGCCAAGCTGAAGCCGTGGTTTGGCGGTGTTGTAGATTTTGGCTATTACGGAATCAACGCTACTTCGACCACTCACGCCAGTCCGACCATGACTACAGTGCTGGCTGGCCCTGAGGTCTACATACCAGCCGATAAGCTCACTGGATTTTTCCACGTGATGTTCGGCGGAGCGCATACGGGAAACGTCGGAACAACCCCGAACGTTTCGTTCGCGTACGCTATTGGCGGCGGCCTGAGCTACAGCCTTACTCCGCGCTGGTCGGCTCGTGTTTCTGGCGACGGGATTCTTTCATCCTTTGTGCAGGCTCCATCCGGTTCGGGTGAGTCAGCTCATATGCGTGTGAATCCGCGAGCTACGCTTGGAGTTTCTTACAGCTTCTAG
- a CDS encoding ABC transporter permease: protein MGELYRRLRYLLQRNRHSQELADEMDFHREMAARAGRPASLSFGNAVRLREQSREAWGWTWIDRLIQDLSYAGRTLLRSPGFTMTAILVLAVGIGVNITAFSLFNMMVFQYLPVRDPASLVRLQRRSPDASTNTISYSAMLFYRDHARTLSAVMGTFGTSVLQLESDPQPVSSNFATENYFTELGIQPSLGRLLDPAQDRVNGSAPAVVISYGFWQRHYGADPNIVGKVIHLNQKPATIIGVTPYILPSLGNQHPDLWLPMNQIAYFIEGNTTLIDTGSSGPIEMWGRLAPGVSAKTAEQELLSLTNQLRKVHPKDIWDNEYIRTDPGGHDQIMQPEMLATMAMCGALVLLILAVACANLGGLLLARGVAREHEISIRVAIGANRKRIFRQLFTESLLLSSLGSAAGLFLGYIVIRITMAHANAPLWMTATPDWRVIAFAVAVGLFAALLFGFAPALQIARQRQRKTIARQMLLGAQVAASCVLLIVSGLLVRAVQHALHTNPGFGYEQVISIDPGLSTHGYKPADARNYIEQLSNRLRTIPGVTSVSLTSMTPLSHFRVSTISNTINGHLVRIFPFQVDPEFFSTMEIPLLRGRNFTPREEHAVIISDTLARKQWPGEDPIGKQDASGSAPGDVVVGVVANARLMDIQNGDTVELYHAAQEANMADLVILIKTAGVPEGFIPSVRTITRSLDPKLFPEVNTLKEGFRDTTRSSGNIAMVVSLLGFVAVFLAALGILGLVAYTVSQRTKDIAIRIALGAKPLHVLASLLSQFSWPVALGLVVGIGITAGVSHTMRGVLYGVSNLDPFSYIASIGILLAIIACAAFLPARRALRLDVARALHQD from the coding sequence ATGGGTGAACTCTACCGTCGCCTCCGCTACCTGCTTCAACGCAATCGTCATAGTCAGGAACTCGCCGACGAAATGGATTTTCATCGTGAAATGGCCGCGCGCGCCGGTCGTCCTGCAAGCCTCAGCTTCGGCAACGCCGTGCGGCTCCGTGAACAATCTCGCGAGGCCTGGGGATGGACATGGATAGATCGTCTTATTCAGGACTTGTCCTACGCGGGCCGTACGCTCCTCCGCTCCCCTGGATTCACGATGACAGCGATCCTCGTGCTGGCAGTCGGCATAGGCGTCAATATCACAGCCTTCAGTCTCTTCAACATGATGGTGTTCCAGTACCTGCCAGTGCGGGATCCGGCATCGCTCGTTCGTCTTCAGCGCCGCTCGCCCGATGCATCCACCAACACCATTTCCTATTCGGCAATGCTCTTCTACCGCGATCACGCGCGAACCCTTTCTGCAGTCATGGGCACATTCGGCACAAGCGTCCTTCAACTCGAAAGCGACCCACAGCCAGTTTCCTCCAACTTCGCGACCGAAAATTACTTCACCGAACTCGGCATCCAGCCCTCCCTTGGCCGTTTACTCGATCCTGCGCAGGATCGAGTAAACGGCTCAGCCCCCGCAGTTGTCATCAGCTATGGTTTCTGGCAGCGTCATTATGGAGCAGATCCCAACATCGTTGGCAAAGTTATTCATCTCAATCAAAAGCCTGCAACGATCATCGGAGTCACCCCCTACATTCTCCCCTCGCTCGGCAATCAACACCCCGATCTATGGCTTCCGATGAATCAAATTGCCTATTTCATTGAAGGCAACACCACTCTCATCGATACCGGTTCCAGCGGTCCAATAGAAATGTGGGGTAGGCTCGCCCCCGGAGTCTCCGCCAAAACCGCCGAACAAGAGCTTCTCTCGCTAACCAACCAGCTCCGCAAAGTGCATCCCAAAGACATCTGGGACAACGAATACATCCGCACAGATCCCGGCGGTCATGACCAGATCATGCAGCCCGAGATGCTTGCCACCATGGCCATGTGCGGAGCCCTCGTCCTGCTCATCCTCGCCGTAGCATGCGCCAATCTGGGAGGTCTGCTCCTCGCCCGTGGCGTGGCCCGCGAACACGAAATCAGCATCCGCGTAGCTATCGGAGCCAATCGCAAACGCATCTTCCGTCAGCTCTTTACCGAAAGCCTCCTGCTTTCGTCGCTAGGCTCAGCCGCGGGACTCTTCCTCGGCTACATCGTGATACGGATTACCATGGCCCATGCCAACGCGCCCCTGTGGATGACCGCAACTCCTGACTGGCGCGTTATCGCCTTCGCCGTAGCAGTCGGCCTGTTCGCCGCGCTCCTCTTCGGCTTCGCGCCCGCATTGCAGATAGCCCGCCAGCGTCAGCGTAAAACCATCGCGCGCCAGATGCTTCTCGGGGCGCAGGTCGCAGCCAGTTGCGTGCTTCTCATCGTTTCCGGATTGCTGGTCAGGGCAGTGCAACATGCTCTTCATACGAACCCCGGCTTTGGCTATGAACAAGTCATCTCCATTGATCCAGGCCTGAGCACCCACGGCTATAAACCCGCCGACGCCCGTAACTATATCGAACAGTTATCCAATCGCCTGCGCACAATCCCCGGTGTAACTTCCGTATCCCTCACTTCGATGACGCCATTGAGCCACTTCCGAGTCTCTACCATCTCCAATACCATCAACGGGCATCTCGTTCGAATCTTCCCATTCCAGGTCGATCCGGAGTTCTTCTCCACCATGGAAATACCTCTTCTGCGCGGGCGCAACTTTACTCCCCGCGAAGAGCACGCCGTCATCATCAGCGACACTCTGGCCCGCAAACAGTGGCCCGGCGAAGATCCCATTGGCAAGCAGGACGCCAGCGGCTCCGCTCCCGGCGATGTTGTCGTCGGAGTGGTCGCCAACGCCCGCCTCATGGACATACAGAATGGAGATACCGTCGAGCTTTATCATGCAGCCCAGGAAGCCAATATGGCCGATCTGGTCATTCTCATCAAAACTGCTGGCGTTCCCGAGGGATTCATTCCCTCCGTTCGCACAATAACGCGAAGCCTCGATCCAAAGCTCTTTCCCGAAGTAAACACCCTCAAAGAAGGCTTTCGCGATACCACCCGGAGTTCGGGAAATATCGCCATGGTCGTCAGCCTGCTCGGTTTCGTCGCCGTATTTCTGGCAGCGCTTGGAATCCTCGGCCTCGTCGCCTACACCGTATCCCAGCGAACCAAAGACATCGCCATCCGCATAGCCCTCGGTGCAAAACCATTGCATGTGCTGGCGTCTCTGCTGAGTCAGTTTTCCTGGCCGGTTGCCCTCGGTCTCGTCGTGGGTATCGGTATTACCGCTGGAGTATCGCACACGATGCGCGGTGTGCTTTACGGAGTTAGCAATCTGGATCCGTTCAGCTACATCGCCTCGATCGGCATTCTGCTCGCAATCATTGCCTGTGCCGCATTCCTCCCGGCACGGCGAGCACTGCGGCTCGACGTAGCCCGTGCTTTGCATCAGGACTAA
- a CDS encoding PadR family transcriptional regulator, translating into MSMMPKIDTPKPGMPSGALAMLILRVLQSGSLHGYAIAQRIHLLSSEVLEVEEGSLYPALQKLLLKGWATADWGISETNRKVRFYNLTPAGRKQLETELQEYDRVTQAIQSVLRTA; encoded by the coding sequence ATGTCAATGATGCCTAAGATCGATACGCCTAAACCCGGTATGCCTTCCGGAGCTTTGGCTATGCTGATTCTCCGTGTCCTCCAGTCCGGCTCTCTTCACGGTTACGCTATCGCCCAGCGCATTCACCTGCTCTCCAGTGAAGTGCTTGAGGTCGAAGAAGGCTCGCTTTATCCCGCATTGCAAAAGCTGCTGCTCAAAGGCTGGGCAACCGCAGACTGGGGAATTTCCGAGACCAACCGCAAGGTCCGCTTCTACAACCTGACCCCGGCCGGTCGCAAACAACTGGAGACCGAACTCCAGGAATACGATCGTGTTACCCAAGCCATCCAATCCGTACTGCGCACCGCCTGA
- a CDS encoding nucleoside deaminase, whose amino-acid sequence MQDWHTLYQQMLAVALDEARLGHAEGGVPVGAALFTQEGTLLSRGHNRRVQDGDPSIHGETDAFRRAGRQTSYRNLIMVTTLAPCWYCSGLVRQFRIGTLIVGESRNFQGGIDWLRESGVNVIDLESQECADLMAGYISTHPEIWNEDIGEE is encoded by the coding sequence ATGCAGGATTGGCACACGCTCTATCAGCAAATGCTAGCCGTAGCTCTCGACGAAGCCCGGCTTGGACACGCCGAGGGCGGAGTTCCCGTCGGCGCAGCGCTCTTTACGCAGGAGGGCACCCTGCTCAGCCGCGGACACAATCGTCGTGTTCAGGATGGAGATCCCTCCATACACGGCGAAACCGACGCATTCCGTCGCGCCGGTCGGCAAACCTCCTATCGAAATCTGATCATGGTCACCACGCTCGCGCCCTGCTGGTACTGCAGCGGTCTCGTCCGCCAGTTTCGCATAGGAACGCTCATCGTCGGTGAAAGCCGCAACTTCCAGGGAGGCATCGACTGGCTCCGCGAAAGCGGCGTCAACGTGATCGATCTCGAGAGCCAGGAATGCGCAGACCTGATGGCCGGATACATCAGCACCCATCCAGAAATCTGGAACGAAGACATCGGCGAAGAATAA
- a CDS encoding tetratricopeptide repeat protein, with protein MFVCRLRRAKCILKAFTLFVLIVTFSAWTPPLTAKNLTDFNIVGTDPESETVLGGTSSASQGTPVEHPSPEQMGDLYMAHQRYQEAIEAYRQGPRDSSAIWNKLGIANQQMLLLNEARKSYQIALKLDSSNPDVLNNLGTILYTLKQYRNAEKLYRKAIKLSPKAPLIYKNLGTDMMAERKFKKGLECFQTALALDPNVLERIGYYHVGDPATLELRGAMNYYLAKSYAHAGMYDRAIELLRTAIDERFADRKKIMADEEFAGLRDMPAFQKLFAEQNMQ; from the coding sequence ATGTTTGTGTGCAGACTCAGACGCGCGAAATGCATTCTCAAGGCCTTCACGCTTTTTGTGTTAATCGTCACCTTCAGCGCATGGACGCCGCCACTAACAGCCAAAAATCTTACGGATTTCAACATCGTTGGAACTGACCCCGAGTCTGAAACGGTGCTTGGCGGAACGTCATCTGCGAGCCAGGGCACCCCGGTAGAGCACCCATCGCCAGAGCAGATGGGCGATCTATATATGGCCCATCAACGTTACCAGGAAGCCATTGAAGCCTATCGTCAAGGTCCGCGCGATTCTTCTGCAATCTGGAACAAGTTGGGGATCGCAAATCAGCAGATGCTGCTCCTGAATGAAGCTAGAAAAAGCTACCAAATAGCTCTCAAACTCGATTCCAGTAATCCAGATGTACTCAATAATCTAGGCACAATTCTCTACACACTCAAGCAGTATCGCAATGCCGAGAAACTATATCGCAAAGCCATCAAGCTAAGCCCCAAGGCACCGCTCATCTATAAGAATCTGGGCACCGATATGATGGCCGAGCGTAAATTCAAAAAAGGACTGGAGTGTTTTCAAACCGCCTTGGCACTCGATCCGAATGTGCTGGAGCGCATCGGTTACTATCACGTTGGCGATCCAGCGACTCTTGAGTTGCGTGGGGCCATGAACTATTATCTCGCCAAGAGCTACGCTCACGCTGGCATGTACGATCGTGCAATCGAGCTTCTGCGAACTGCCATTGATGAGCGTTTCGCTGATCGTAAAAAAATCATGGCAGATGAAGAGTTTGCAGGTTTACGCGACATGCCTGCATTTCAAAAACTTTTCGCCGAACAGAACATGCAGTAA
- a CDS encoding FAD-dependent oxidoreductase — protein sequence MTKQLWASIVMISVICMFVTACPGTDMYDVVVYGGTSAGITAAIQAARLGKRVVLIDPSEHLGGLATNGLGFTDVGRPEVLGGMAREFYHRVWQAYQKPEAWKQDSREFFHTVPGQAVPSIDDVNQVQWSFEPHIAEQVYNEMIREADVLVVRGRLDLSNGVDKNGTHIIGIRMEDGRTFHGRIYIDSSYEGDVMARAGVSYTVGREANSQYGETINGIEAAMARGNNLPLGIDPYATKGDPASGLLPSVNKNPGGIDGSADKKIQAYCYRLCMTMDHDNRVIVDKPAGYDERDYELLIRASEHGSTTPWKLSYIPNRKLDANNSSGASFDLIGLNYAYPDGDYATRAQIAAAQEAWQRGVIYTIQHNPRVPQSVREKYAQWGLAKDEFTDNHNWPRQLYIREARRMIGPFVETEVTLRNDATVNDSIGMGSYQIDSHNTQRYVDAAGEVRNEGDVQIGVNGPYRISYRSITPRAGEAANLLVPVCLSASHVAYGSLRLEPVFMIVGQSAGTAASIAIDRGVAVQDVPYDVLRAQLLQEHQTLSMSGK from the coding sequence ATGACGAAACAATTGTGGGCCAGCATAGTGATGATTTCCGTTATCTGCATGTTTGTAACCGCATGCCCGGGCACGGATATGTATGACGTCGTGGTGTACGGCGGAACGTCTGCTGGCATTACTGCGGCTATCCAGGCGGCGCGATTGGGTAAGAGGGTCGTGTTGATTGATCCGTCTGAGCATCTGGGCGGTCTCGCTACGAATGGTCTCGGTTTTACTGATGTTGGCAGACCCGAAGTGCTGGGGGGAATGGCTCGCGAATTCTACCACCGAGTCTGGCAGGCTTATCAAAAACCAGAAGCGTGGAAGCAGGATAGTCGCGAGTTCTTTCATACGGTACCGGGCCAGGCTGTTCCTTCAATCGATGACGTGAACCAGGTGCAGTGGTCCTTTGAGCCGCATATTGCCGAGCAGGTTTATAACGAAATGATCCGAGAGGCTGACGTTCTTGTTGTTCGAGGACGGCTGGATCTAAGCAACGGAGTAGACAAGAACGGTACACATATCATCGGCATACGAATGGAAGATGGACGAACGTTTCACGGAAGAATCTATATTGATTCGAGTTATGAGGGAGACGTAATGGCCCGTGCAGGGGTCAGTTATACAGTAGGTCGCGAAGCGAATAGTCAGTATGGTGAAACGATCAATGGTATTGAGGCGGCGATGGCACGAGGAAATAATCTGCCACTGGGTATCGACCCGTATGCCACGAAAGGCGATCCAGCAAGTGGCTTGTTGCCCTCCGTCAACAAAAACCCTGGAGGCATAGATGGTAGCGCGGATAAAAAGATACAAGCTTATTGTTATCGGCTATGCATGACGATGGATCACGATAACCGAGTTATAGTTGATAAGCCCGCGGGATATGACGAGCGGGATTACGAGCTATTGATTCGAGCGAGTGAGCATGGTTCAACAACACCGTGGAAACTTAGTTATATTCCGAATCGAAAGCTGGATGCGAATAATAGCTCGGGGGCCTCGTTCGATCTCATCGGGCTTAACTATGCATACCCAGATGGCGATTATGCTACGAGAGCGCAGATCGCGGCAGCCCAGGAAGCCTGGCAACGTGGCGTCATCTATACCATTCAACATAATCCTAGAGTTCCTCAGAGCGTGCGAGAGAAATATGCGCAGTGGGGTCTAGCGAAGGATGAGTTTACCGACAATCACAATTGGCCTCGGCAACTCTATATACGAGAGGCTCGCCGGATGATTGGGCCATTTGTTGAAACAGAGGTGACCTTGCGTAATGATGCAACGGTCAATGATTCGATTGGCATGGGCTCTTACCAGATCGACTCTCACAACACGCAGAGATATGTTGATGCTGCCGGTGAAGTTAGAAACGAAGGAGATGTACAGATAGGTGTGAACGGCCCATATAGAATCTCTTATCGATCGATTACGCCGCGTGCAGGAGAGGCTGCAAATCTGCTTGTCCCCGTGTGTCTTTCCGCTTCGCATGTTGCTTATGGCTCGTTGCGGCTTGAACCTGTGTTCATGATTGTGGGCCAGTCTGCGGGGACTGCGGCTTCAATCGCAATTGATCGTGGCGTAGCAGTACAGGATGTTCCCTATGATGTGCTACGAGCGCAGTTATTACAGGAGCATCAAACTCTCTCCATGTCTGGTAAGTAA
- a CDS encoding glycoside hydrolase family 127 protein, with the protein MKKFSRREAFHLAAIGAASAVSFNTVLPLAAEEEGARAVSHKAVSSFEELPIGSVRPDGWLEQQLQRQADGITGHLQHLYAPFTGNAWVADEQAADADWVPWEVRAYWCDGALRCGLLLQQDTLIEQASRLVKYTFANPQRDGYLGPAFLKASGDYHRWPHNVFFRAAMAWHDSSNDPAIVEGLHRHYIDSPFTFTGQRNQTNIEAMLWTFDRTGDRKLLELAEQTWTLSQAQFAQMEDMLALTEKSMLSAGPVINMHGVTYAEHSKLPALLYRASGKQQYLDLAIAAQQKVFNHHVLVDGGASSTEFLSTVTARDAHETCDLADYPWSWGYLMMATGDGAYGDSIERTTFNAVPGALRKDWKALQYYSSPNQFLCTAHSDHLGIMKGTSYPDIAEFRYMQRMSYRPSPGYSIVCCPANVNRILPNYIARMWMSDGEGHGLAATLYGPSKVKTRVGIHKIEIEIHEETRYPYSDEIVFHLKVPQPVEFPLHLRIPAWCNAPKVLLNRSEIALPIQKKGFVTLQRVWQPGDSLVLRLPMSITTSTWPEDGIAYERGPLVYAYPIPQKWSVIPDEQSTPQFPAWDLTPEGKWNYALLQQSDSQAPSFHEQVPTENAGEFDPWSNPTSSISVAAREVAHWELTKSRVNNEEATFTPRLPDPIQLPTELTGPVQTLKLVPFASTELRIAVFPHLKTDLGVMPGGKTSS; encoded by the coding sequence ATGAAAAAGTTCAGCCGCCGTGAAGCATTTCATTTGGCAGCGATTGGTGCAGCTTCCGCAGTCAGTTTCAATACAGTGCTGCCTTTAGCCGCGGAGGAAGAAGGCGCCCGGGCCGTTAGCCACAAGGCAGTTTCTTCATTTGAAGAATTACCGATTGGGAGTGTGCGCCCTGACGGTTGGTTAGAGCAACAGTTGCAACGGCAAGCCGATGGCATTACCGGCCACCTGCAACATCTCTATGCACCTTTCACCGGTAACGCCTGGGTTGCAGATGAACAGGCTGCAGATGCGGATTGGGTTCCGTGGGAGGTGCGTGCTTATTGGTGCGATGGCGCGCTGCGATGCGGATTGCTTTTGCAGCAGGACACCCTCATAGAGCAGGCATCGCGGCTCGTGAAATACACTTTTGCTAACCCGCAGCGCGATGGATATCTTGGACCTGCGTTTCTGAAGGCCTCGGGCGACTATCATCGCTGGCCACATAATGTCTTCTTTCGAGCGGCTATGGCGTGGCATGATTCCTCCAATGATCCTGCTATTGTCGAAGGCCTGCACCGTCACTACATTGATTCGCCGTTTACTTTTACAGGGCAGCGCAATCAGACCAACATCGAGGCGATGTTGTGGACTTTCGATAGGACGGGAGATCGAAAGCTTCTGGAATTGGCGGAACAGACATGGACCTTGTCTCAAGCGCAATTTGCTCAAATGGAAGACATGCTGGCTCTGACAGAGAAGTCGATGCTCAGTGCAGGACCTGTCATTAATATGCATGGAGTGACTTATGCCGAGCACAGTAAGTTACCGGCATTGCTTTATCGCGCCTCGGGCAAACAACAATATCTTGATTTGGCAATTGCCGCTCAGCAGAAGGTATTCAATCATCATGTACTGGTAGATGGCGGAGCTTCATCGACTGAGTTTTTGTCGACCGTTACGGCGCGGGACGCACATGAGACATGCGATCTGGCGGACTATCCGTGGAGTTGGGGATATCTGATGATGGCTACCGGGGATGGTGCTTACGGCGACAGCATTGAGCGTACGACATTCAACGCTGTTCCCGGAGCGCTACGCAAGGATTGGAAGGCGTTACAGTATTACTCTTCGCCGAATCAATTTCTCTGCACGGCGCACTCAGATCATTTAGGCATCATGAAGGGAACTTCTTATCCTGACATCGCGGAGTTTCGATACATGCAGCGCATGTCGTATCGTCCGTCTCCGGGATATTCCATTGTGTGTTGCCCTGCAAATGTAAATCGAATCCTGCCTAACTACATTGCCCGCATGTGGATGTCGGATGGCGAAGGACATGGCCTCGCGGCAACGTTGTACGGGCCGAGCAAAGTCAAGACTCGTGTTGGTATTCACAAAATTGAAATTGAGATTCACGAAGAAACTCGATATCCCTATTCAGATGAAATTGTTTTTCATCTAAAAGTACCGCAGCCTGTAGAGTTCCCTCTTCATCTGCGTATTCCAGCGTGGTGTAATGCTCCGAAGGTGCTGCTGAATCGCAGTGAGATTGCACTCCCAATCCAGAAGAAGGGTTTTGTCACGTTGCAGCGCGTGTGGCAACCGGGTGATAGCCTCGTCCTGCGACTGCCCATGTCCATCACTACCAGCACATGGCCTGAGGATGGAATCGCGTATGAACGAGGGCCGTTGGTATATGCCTATCCGATTCCGCAGAAGTGGTCCGTAATTCCTGATGAGCAATCGACGCCGCAGTTTCCGGCATGGGATCTCACGCCTGAAGGCAAATGGAATTATGCACTACTACAGCAGAGTGATTCGCAGGCCCCTTCATTCCACGAACAAGTGCCCACTGAAAATGCGGGCGAGTTCGACCCCTGGAGCAATCCAACATCGTCCATATCTGTCGCAGCGCGTGAAGTTGCGCATTGGGAATTGACAAAGTCCAGAGTGAATAACGAAGAGGCGACCTTCACGCCGCGATTGCCTGATCCGATTCAACTCCCCACTGAACTTACAGGCCCAGTGCAGACATTGAAATTAGTTCCGTTTGCGAGCACGGAATTGCGCATCGCGGTCTTTCCTCATTTGAAGACAGACCTGGGAGTTATGCCAGGCGGCAAGACTTCTTCATGA
- a CDS encoding anti-sigma factor family protein, which yields MRNENNHPADEELLLAADGELSDRRANELKKHLATCWECRTRQAEIEDTITEFMRAHRHSVDPQLPSVDGPQALLRARLAELTIDKSLTQPWFHRLTSPIAVTLCLCAVLSVAATYSVYVLRHSNQKAPIVAMLDRGAIPNRELTPGATRSVSTRDVCSMEHEQVVGDVSLPLRQQVLREYGIASARPSEYEIDYLIAPGLGGTEDIHNLWPEPYTSTVWNAYAKDELEEHLHQLVCSGALDLSTAQRDIATNWIDAYKKYFHAEHPIPEATSWPTHPIRIFSISPAIVSCAYSS from the coding sequence ATGAGGAACGAGAACAATCACCCTGCGGATGAAGAACTGCTTCTCGCCGCTGACGGCGAACTATCAGATCGTCGAGCGAACGAGCTTAAGAAACACTTGGCAACCTGCTGGGAGTGTCGCACACGTCAGGCTGAAATAGAAGATACCATCACAGAATTCATGAGAGCCCACCGTCATTCTGTCGACCCACAGCTACCTTCAGTAGATGGGCCGCAGGCGTTGCTACGCGCTCGATTAGCAGAGCTCACGATTGATAAGAGTCTTACACAGCCGTGGTTCCATCGGCTCACTTCGCCCATTGCTGTTACGCTCTGTCTTTGTGCTGTTCTATCAGTCGCAGCGACGTACAGTGTGTATGTTCTACGGCACTCCAATCAGAAGGCTCCAATAGTTGCAATGCTTGATCGTGGTGCCATTCCAAATCGTGAACTGACACCCGGAGCAACGCGCAGTGTATCGACCAGGGATGTTTGCTCCATGGAGCATGAACAAGTTGTCGGCGATGTTTCATTGCCCTTGCGGCAGCAGGTTCTGCGTGAGTATGGAATAGCGAGTGCGCGCCCGAGTGAATATGAGATCGACTACCTGATCGCTCCGGGATTAGGTGGTACCGAAGACATCCATAATCTCTGGCCAGAACCCTACACTTCAACGGTATGGAATGCTTATGCAAAAGACGAACTGGAGGAGCATCTCCACCAATTAGTTTGCTCTGGCGCGCTGGATCTCTCGACAGCCCAGCGCGACATTGCGACCAACTGGATCGATGCTTACAAAAAGTACTTTCACGCCGAGCATCCCATTCCAGAGGCAACTTCCTGGCCTACACACCCCATTCGTATTTTTTCAATTTCGCCCGCCATAGTCAGTTGCGCATATAGCTCATGA
- a CDS encoding RNA polymerase sigma factor — protein MSFTNSIDEALYPESTIASSSAKPTEIEREVLGLFEQLRAPVLRYTLSFGIPMHDAEEVTQEVFLALFRHLQLDRSRKNLRGWIFRVAHNLALKQRYVNQRIYDKLDYDDAIEDTHHDPSPNPEQLLSFAQRQHHLLTIVDALPATDQSCLRLRAEGLRYREIAAILGISLGSVSISLTRSLARLGRAEGR, from the coding sequence GTGTCATTTACAAACTCCATCGACGAGGCACTTTATCCGGAGAGTACGATCGCGTCCTCTTCGGCTAAACCGACGGAGATCGAGCGTGAGGTTCTCGGCCTTTTTGAGCAGCTTCGAGCCCCCGTCCTGCGCTATACGCTCTCGTTCGGAATCCCAATGCATGACGCCGAAGAAGTGACCCAGGAGGTCTTTCTTGCGCTGTTTCGGCATCTTCAGCTAGACAGGTCGAGGAAAAATCTTCGCGGTTGGATCTTTCGAGTTGCCCACAATCTCGCGCTCAAGCAGCGATATGTGAACCAACGCATCTACGACAAACTGGATTATGACGATGCCATCGAAGATACTCATCACGATCCATCGCCAAATCCGGAGCAACTCCTCTCATTTGCCCAAAGGCAGCATCATCTGCTGACAATTGTTGATGCTCTTCCAGCCACGGACCAAAGCTGCCTTCGCCTGCGTGCCGAGGGGTTGCGCTATCGGGAGATAGCCGCAATACTTGGAATCTCATTAGGATCGGTATCTATATCACTGACCCGTTCACTGGCGCGGCTGGGCCGTGCGGAGGGGAGGTAA